In Actinoplanes sp. NBC_00393, a single genomic region encodes these proteins:
- a CDS encoding sugar transferase — protein sequence MAIFCFPSFFPGLSVTAALILALNAAGGLYRPRLHLSLLDDLPRLVGRLLIATALVSTIFAVWYDDIAIDGFLRASAVLIVLCVLGRALSTWTIRTIRRRGLASHRTILVGGGRLAVELAQVLARHPQYGLRAIGYVDAIDRTTVMAASVPCLGDLSDLSGALRSNRASTLIIADPVTSDMLLTELLRDALSATRNIFIVPRVHSFHTQTGLPDHIGAIPVMRIRPPVLSGWQCLLKRTIDIVVSLLAMALLAPVFLLCALGVRFEGGPGVLFRQERVGRNGRLFHILKFRSLRPVDELESETRWSVAQDTRMGRFGRFLRRTSLDEIPQLYNILRGDMTLVGPRPERPFFVERFSSEYQDYSWRHRVPAGLTGLAQVSGLRGDTPIADRARFDNYYIENWSLWLDFKIVVRTLREVVSGGGH from the coding sequence TTGGCGATCTTCTGCTTCCCCTCGTTCTTCCCGGGGCTCAGCGTCACAGCAGCGCTCATCCTGGCGCTCAACGCCGCCGGTGGCCTCTACCGGCCCCGGCTTCACCTGTCGCTCCTGGACGACCTGCCGCGTCTGGTCGGCCGGCTGCTGATCGCGACTGCTTTGGTCTCGACTATCTTTGCGGTCTGGTACGACGACATCGCGATCGACGGCTTTCTGCGGGCGTCCGCGGTGCTCATCGTGCTGTGTGTGCTCGGGCGCGCATTGTCTACGTGGACGATCCGCACCATTCGGCGTCGAGGGCTGGCAAGCCATCGAACGATTCTGGTGGGAGGCGGCCGGCTGGCCGTCGAGCTGGCCCAGGTCCTCGCCCGGCACCCCCAGTACGGCCTTCGCGCGATCGGCTACGTCGATGCCATTGACCGGACCACGGTGATGGCAGCGTCCGTGCCTTGCCTGGGCGATCTGAGCGACCTCAGCGGCGCGCTTCGCAGCAACCGGGCAAGCACGCTGATCATCGCCGACCCGGTCACATCAGACATGTTACTGACCGAGCTTCTGCGCGACGCGCTGAGCGCTACTCGGAACATCTTCATCGTCCCCAGGGTGCACTCATTCCACACTCAGACAGGGCTACCCGACCACATCGGCGCGATCCCCGTGATGCGTATCAGGCCGCCCGTGTTGTCCGGCTGGCAGTGCCTTCTGAAGCGGACCATCGACATCGTCGTGAGCCTGCTGGCAATGGCACTACTTGCGCCGGTCTTCCTGCTTTGCGCGCTCGGCGTCCGGTTTGAGGGCGGCCCCGGGGTGCTCTTCCGTCAGGAACGCGTTGGGCGGAACGGAAGGCTGTTCCACATTCTGAAGTTCCGATCGCTGCGCCCTGTCGATGAGCTCGAGTCCGAGACGAGATGGTCAGTGGCACAGGACACGCGGATGGGCCGATTCGGCCGCTTTCTGCGAAGGACGTCATTGGACGAGATTCCGCAGCTGTACAACATCCTCCGGGGCGACATGACGCTGGTAGGCCCGCGACCGGAACGTCCGTTCTTCGTCGAGCGCTTCTCCTCCGAGTATCAGGACTACAGCTGGCGGCACCGGGTCCCGGCCGGTTTGACCGGACTGGCCCAGGTGAGTGGACTACGCGGCGACACACCGATCGCCGACCGTGCCCGGTTCGACAACTATTACATCGAGAACTGGTCGCTGTGGCTCGATTTCAAAATCGTCGTTCGCACCCTGCGCGAGGTCGTCTCCGGCGGGGGACATTAG